The region TAAATTTCGTTCAGGTATCCGCCGCTTGCCTTATCAAGGCTCATGAATATATTTAGGCTTTGTCCTTGATCTATCCACTTTTGGCGAATAGCGCCGGCTTTTACCAAGACTCTTTGATCAAGCTCGTATGCAGGCGTATAAAATTGCCACGTATCAGGGCTTAGATCAGGCACGACAGTCGGTATCATACCGCTTAAATTTTGCTCAAACCACTTGCGTTTATACACAGGCTCAATCGTCTGCGTGGTACCCACAAGGATAGATATCGAGCTAGTCGGCGCGATAGCCATTAAGTAGCCGTTTCTCATGCCGTCGGTTTTAACCTTCTGCCTCAACCAATCCCAATCGCAAGTATCCTCATCAAACAGCCCTCCACGATTTACGAGAGCTTTTGCGTTTTCGTTTGCTACATCTATCGGGAAGATTCCCTTGCTCCATTTTGAGCCTTCAAAAGTCGGGTATTTACCCTTTTCAACGGCTAAATTTGAGCTTGAATAGATAGCCTGGTAGCTGATATTTTCCATTATGCTATCTATCAAGGCTAGGTGGTCGTAGCTACCCCATTTGATGCCTTTAAGCGCGAGCATTTGCGCTTCGCCCATCACGCCAAGTCCGATCGAGCGAGAGGATAAATTCGTATGTTTTACTTTTTTGTGCGGATAGAAATTTAGATCGATTACGTTATCAAGCATCCTAACGGCAATCGGCACTACTCGCTTGATGTCCTCTTTGGAATTTATCTTGCTTAAATTTATGCTTGCTAGGTTGCAAACCGCTGTTTTGCCCTCTACGTTTTCTTTCTCAACGATGAAAATTTGCTTTCTGTCAAGGCTGTCAAGCGCACTTAGCTTCTTAGCCTTTTTCGTTATACCGCTATCAATAGTAACGTCATCTTCCTCATCAAACACCATCTCTTCGCCATTATCAAAAGTTATTTTGATCTTGTAATAATTCGGCTCGGTATTTTGGAAAATTTCGGTGCATAAATTTGAGCTTCTGATAAGCCCGTCGTGATCGTTTGGATTGGCTCTGTTTGCATTATCCTTAAAGCACAAAAACGGCATGCCCGTCTCAAAATAACTGGTTAGAATTTTCTTCCAAAGCTCTTTGGCTAAAATAGTGTTTTTCTGGATACTTTCGTCGTTTTCATATTCTACATAACGCTTTTCAAATTCTTCGCCATACAGGTCGCACAGATCACTAACTTGCGCAGGGTCAAATAGCGTCCAGCGATCATTTGACTTAAGTCGCTTCATAAAGAGATCATTTATCCACAGCGACGGGAATAGCTCGTGCGCCCTGCGTCTTTCTTCGCCTGAATTTTTGCGAAGGTCTAAGAAATCACCGACATCCATATGCCAAGGCTCGACATATACGGCTATAGCGCCCTTTCTTGTACCAAGCTGATCGACCGCTACGGCTATGTCGTTAGTTACTTTTAAGAATGGTATAATTCCGCCTGCGGCGTTTTTATGTCCGTCGATACTGCCGCCCATAGCGCGTACTTTGCACCAATCCCAGCCGATACCGCCTCCAAATTTGCTTAAAAGCGCCATCTCTTTGTAGCTATCAAAAATCCCTTCGATATTATCAGGCGTGCTTCCGATATAGCAGCTGCTTAGCTGGTGGCGAGTTGTGCGGGCATTTGAAAGAGTAGGAGTTGCAAGCATGACTTCAAATTTGCTGATAAGGTCGTAAAATTTCTTAGCCCAACCCTGAGAATCAAGCTCATTTTGCGCTAAAAACATCGCAATAGCCATAAACATCTGCTGCGGAAGCTCGATAGGCATACCCTTGCTATCTTTGATCAAATAGCGATCATAAAGCGTCTTTATACCAAGATAGGCAAACTGCAAGTCGCGCTCAGGCTTAATGTAGGCGTTTAGATCGTCCAAATCGTATTTTTCTTTAAGTCCGGGGATAATGCGCCCTGCCTTCTCGCCCTTTTCAAAGTATTCGCGCAGATGATTGTAGCCGTTATAACCCGTAACTTTATGATAAAGATCGTATAAAAACAGACGCGCCGCGACAAAAGTCCAGTTAGGGCAGTCTATATCTATCTTATCCACAGCAGTCTTGATGAGTGTTTGCTGGATCTCTTCGGTCGTTATCATGTCACGAAACTGAATCTTAGCATCGACCTCAAGCTCGCTTAAATTTACGTTTTCTAGCCCTTCAACCGCGGCACCTGTGTATTTTTTGATCTTACTTATATCAAGCTCTTCAGCTCTTCCGTTACGTTTGATTACTTTCATTTTTATCTTTTTCTATTCTTTATGCAATTTAAAACGGTTTTACATCTATTTTCAAAGCCGCCAACACCATATTCTTTTGTGTATCTTTCTAGTTTTTCCAAATCATCCTCATCATAAGTTAAAATCTGACCATTAAGTTGATTTAATAACTTTTTCATAAGTGTTTGAAAACCACCACTATCGCCTGCAGATTTTTTAATCGCTTCCATAGCTTTATCATCTAGAATAGTTTGCATTACTCTCTCCTTGTATATTTTTTATTAAAGTTTTAAAATACTTATCTATGTTTTTACTACCCTTTGTATTTAAAAACTCATCTGAAATTTCTAAAAATTTATTATTATCTATAAAGACATCAAGATTTCCGAAATAATACGGCAAGTTATTTGCAAATCTTTTAAAATGGTCAATATAGCAGTAGTATTTTAAATTTTCGGCAAAAACTTTAACAGTATTTGCACCTTGAGTTTTCACAAAAGTCCGATTACGTTTAAGCGCATTTATATCGCGTAATGTATGAAAATATGCAACAGCTTCACGATTATCGTTATGATTTGGGTATTTTTGTACATAGTTGCCTATAAAATCAAAGTCACTGAGACAAAATTTGTTACTTTCATAAGTCTTAAATTCATAATTTTTAATAAACTCATAACTCATTCCAAGACTATTTTTTTCATATAGCGCTATGATTATAGGAAAAAAAGTATTGGAATTTGATGTAAAAATTTCAGAGCTTATTATGACGGCGTCTATTAGCTTGTAATTATTTTTAAATTTTGCCAGAGCATTGAAGTTAGTTTGTTTGATTAAATATGACAAAGGATGTAAAACACAAACAAATTCAGGTTTTAAAACCTCAAAAGAACGCATAAACGATATACCCAAATCTCTATGTTCTAAATTTTTATCCATACTAAACAGCTCTTTTTTGATACTGTTTCGCACTATTGATGTTTTGTCGTTGTAAGGCGGATTACCTATTATAACAAGATTATCGGTTGCTTGTATTTCAAATTTATCCCTGCTTAAATTTAAAAGCGAATTTGTATGTATTTTTAGTACATCCCTAGATACTTTTTTAAGTGCAACCTCATCTATATCCGCACCTATATATTTTAAATTTTTAGTAAAAAAATCACCGTATCCGCAACTACTATCAAGAAAGACGAAGTCGTTAAAATTTATATATTTGCCAAGCATATCATAAACGATATCAACTACAAATTTTGGAGTGTAGTAGCTTCCTAAATTTATGGTTTGATTTTTACTTAAATGGGTTTGTTTATTCACAAAACACTCTTTTAAAAATTCCATTAACATTTTTCGTATAGTAGCTATACTCAAAACAAGCCTTTATCTCATCCTTGCTAAGCGCCTTATTTAAATCCTCGTCATTTAGCAAATTCTGCAGATACAAACTCTCGCCTTTTTCATTTATAGCCTGCTTGCCCTCTTGCAGATCAGCCCAAACCTTCATCGCGTTTCTTTGCACTATTTTATAGGCATCTTCGCGTGAAATTCCGCGCTTTGGAAGCTCTAAAAGCACGCGTTGAGAAAAGACAAGCCCACCCGTTAGATTTAAATTTTTCATCATATTTTCAGGATAAACGACTAAATTTTCTATCAAATTTGTAAGACGAACCAGCATAAAATCAGCCGTTATAAATGCATCAGGCAGTACAAATCTCTCAACAGAGCTGTGGCTGATATCGCGCTCGTGCCAAAGCGCTACGTTTTCAAGCATAGGCATAATGTAGCCTCTAAGAACTCGGCAAAGACCGGTGATATTTTCGCTTAGAACCGGATTTCGCTTGTGCGGCATGGCGCTTGAGCCCTTTTGTCCGGCGCTAAAATATTCCTCGCACTCATAAACTTCAGTGCGCTGATAGTGGCGAACGGCTACGGCTATCTTTTCGCAGCTTGAAGCAAGGATGGCGATGGCATTTATAACGTGAGCATAGCGGTCACGCTGGATAACTTGGTTGCTTGCGGGCGCGCAGCTTAATCCAAGCTCGGCGCAAGTAAATTCTTCAAGCTCAAGCGGAGCGTGAGCGAAATTTCCCATTGCGCCTGAAATTTTGCCGTAGCTTATGACCTCTTTTGCATTTTTTATAAGCTCAAGACCTCTTTTTATCTCGTCATACCAGATCGCAAGCACAAGTCCGAATGTGATCGGCTCGCCGTGAATTCCGTGGCTTCTGCCGACCATTAATGTATGCTTATGTTCATAAGCGCGTTTTTTAATCGCACTCATCAAATTCCCAACATCTTTTATGATAAGCTCTAGGCTATCTCTTACCTGCAAAGCAACAGCCGTATCGATACAATCGCTACTTGTCATGCCGTAATGCACAAAACGACTCTCGTCTCCCAAACTCTCGCTAACACTAGTTAAAAATGCTATAACGTCATGCTTCGTAGTCTTTTCTATCTCGTCTATTCTAGCGATGTTAAATTTTGCATTTTTAGCTATCTTTTCACAATCCTCATCGCTTATGAACCCAAGCTTATTCCAAGCCTTGACCGCCGCTATCTCGACCTTTAGCCAAGCGTCATACTTAGCCTGTATACTCCACTTATCAGCCATCTCTTTGCGAGAGTATCGTTCTACCATAATTAGCCTTTTATGAATATTTTTGTATAATTTTTTAAGAAAAAAATTATACAAAAACTGCCCTGAAAGACGGGTTATAAACGGCTAAATTTGAACTTAAATTTCATATTTGGTTATTTAGTAAAATTTAAATTAAAGAGTTAAATTTGCCATACGTTAATAGATTTATCGCGCGCGCCAACCGGCAAAAAGCCTATGAAATTTTGATAAATTCGGGCTTTTCTATGAGAGATGCTCAACGGCTTATCGATAAAGGAAGGTTAATTTGCAATGGAATAGTAGTGAGTGAAAAAAATGCTATTTTAAGCGGTGAAATTTGCCTTATTGACTACGAAACTAACCCGCGCGGACTAAAGCCGATATTTGAGTGCGATAAATTTGCGGTTTTTGACAAACCAAGCGGAGTTTTAAGTCACCCAAACGGCAGAAACTGTGAATACTCGCTCAACGATGAAATTTGGTACTTATACGGGCGTGAGGCAAGTGTGGCACATCGCTTGGATTTCGAGACAAGCGGGTTAATCGTAGTAGCGCGAGATAAAATTTCGCAAATTCAATTAAAAAAGCTCTTTGAGAATAGAAAAGTTGCAAAAAGCTATGTAGCGATGGTCTCAGGCAAAATTTCTACAAATTTAACCATAAATGCCAAGATGGATCTAGCAAACGATTACGACGACATAAAGATGAGAATGCAAATTTGCGAAAACGGTAAAGAGGCGATCACTGAAATTTCACCGCTAGAATACTTTGAAGATATTGACGCGACTTTTGTTAGAGCCATTCCGCTTACGGGAAGGCAACACCAAATTCGTTTGCATTTGTTTCACGTAGAACGAAAAATTTTAGGTGAGCCGCTTTATGGATTACAAAAAGAGCAGATAATCAAAATTTTAGATAAAGATATGAGTGAGATCGAGCGCATAAATTTAACAGGGGCTTCGAGGCTCTTACTGCATGCGGATAGAATTTCATTTGAGTTAGAAGATCAAATTTATGATATAAAGACAAAATTTGATGCAAAAAGAGAATTTTATAGGCTTGCAAAAGAAAAATTTGCTCACCGAGCTTAGTAAAAAGCTAAATTTTGTTAGTAAAATTCAACTAACAAAATTAAAAGTTAGTATTATTTCTGATCCCCATCCTCAAAAAACATAACTTTTACCATAAGAGATAGTCCCAAAACAACAACAATAGATACAAAAACAATCTGAGCGATATCAAGAGCCGTCATATGCTCTCATTTCTCTCTTTGAGTTGTCCGCAAGCAGCAGAAATATCAAGTCCCTTGCTTTGGCGAATAGTGCAAGTTACGCCGTGATCTCTAAGGTATTCTTGAAATTTAAGCATATCCTCAAGCTCTGGTCGTTTATACAAACTTCCTTCGTGGGGATTAAAATATATCAAATTTACCTTTGCTTTGATGCCGTGAAGTAGCTTGACAAGCTTTTTGGCATCCTTAATGCTGTCATTCATATCCTTGATAACAAGATACTCAAACATAACCCGTTTGCGCATATCGATGGGAAATTCTCTAACAGCCTGCATAACCGATTCGATATTGTAAGCCTTATTTATAGGCATTAGTTTTGTTCTAAGCTCGTCAGTAACGGCATGCAGAGATATGGCTAACAACACACCTAAATCCATCTCTCCAAGCTTTTTTATCTGTGAGCCAAGCCCGCTGGTTGAAACTGTCTGACGCCTTGCACCTATCGCAAGTCCGTCATTTTCCATAAGAATTTTTATCGCTTTACTAACGTTAGTAAGATTATCAAGAGGTTCACCCATGCCCATATAAACGATATTTATTCGCCTCTCATAAGGTATATTGTTAGCTTTTTTTATCCACAAAATTTGACCTACGATCTCTCCAGGCGTTAGATTGCGCGTTAGTCCGCCTTTAGCGGTCAGACAAAACGAACATCCCATTCTACAGCCAACCTGCGAACTAACACATATAGTATAGCGAGCATGTCGTGTTGGCCTGCCGTCTTCATTGCTTTGCTCCTCTTTCATGGGCAAAAGAACACTTTCGATTCGGTATCCGTCTTTTAGTTCAAAAAGATATTTTATAGAACCGTCACTGCTCTGTTCGGCTTTTACACATTTAAGTGGATCGAAATAAAACTCTCCTCTAAGCTGCTCTCGCATAGCTTTAGGCAAATTTAACATCTCGTCAAACGAATTTGCATTTTTCTTATAAATCCACTCATAAATTTGTTTGGCACGAAATTTGGGACTAAATTCACTCTCAAGCTCATCAAGTGTATAGTCAAGCAGATTTTTCATATCAAATTTCTCTCTTTAAGTGAATTTATAAGTATCTCTTTGGCTTTTTGGTGATTTTTTACAAAGTCCTCATGTGCATTTTGGTTGCAAAAATTTGTCGCGACAAAGATACCTCTGGCGGAAATTTTAAATTTTGTCGCAACTTTTAAAACTGCAAAAAATTCCATATTTTCCAGAGCATAGCCAAGCTCAGCAAGTCTATATGCCAAATTTTCATCAGTCGTGATAAAGTTTGAAGAATTTACTCGGATAGTTTCATGTGAAACTTTGGTGTTTAAATTTTTGTCACAAATTTGTATTAATGAAATTTCTTTCTTACACGGAGTATAGCTTTTATCTTCCAAGCTTGAAATTTCAATGTTTGCACCAACCGCACTCTCATAAATTCCAAAAATTTTTCCATCTTTATAAATGCCTGCCGAACCTACAAATAAAATCTCATCAGGCAAATTTTGCTGATTTTCACATAAAAATTTTGTCAAATTTATGCTCATATCGACAAGCCCTACTCCCATCGGCAAAGCAAAATCAAAAATTTCATTTTGACCGGCAGAAATTATCATTTTTTAAGTCCCTCAAGACTAAAGCTTGAAAAATTCAAATTCATAAAATCAAATCCACAAAAATCAAATTTAGCCATCACAGCCTAACTTCAATCCCGTTTTCACGCAGATACTCTTTAAGTTTTTTTATTTCAACTTCCCTAAAGTGAAAAATCGAAGCGGCTAAGCAAGCATCGGCGCCTGCCAAAAACGCCTCTTTAAAATGCTGCATATTGCCCGCTCCGCCACTTGCTATTACAGGTATGCCAAGCTCGCTAAAAAGCTTAGTAATACGCAAATCATAACCGCTTTTAGTGCCGTCTTTATCCATCGTGGTTAGTAAAATTTCACCTGCGCCACGATCTTTAGCCTCTTTCGCCCAAGCAAGAGCGTGCTTGTCCGTATCTATCCTGCCGCCGTTTATAAAGACGTGATAATCTTCATCAAAACTCTTCGCGTCAATGGCTACTACGACGCACTGAGAGCCGAATTTCTTCGCGGCTTCGTCTATCAAATTCGGATTATGGATGGCTGCCGAGTTTAGACTTATCTTATCGCACCCCACGTTTAAAAGCCGTGAAATATCATCAAGAGTCTTGATACCTCCGCCAACCGTTAGCGGGATAAAAAGCTCGCGAGCCACTTTTTCTACCACATCCACGATAGTATCTCGCCCCAAGTGAGTCGCCGTGATGTCAAGAAACGTTAGCTCATCGGCACCCTCTTCGTTGTATCTTTTGGCTATCTCCACAGGATCTCCGGCATCTACAAGACCTACGAAATTTACACCCTTTACAACACGACCGTCTTTAACGTCAAGGCATGGGATTATGCGTTTGGCAAATTTATTCACGGCTTATCCTTTAAGTGATTTTTGCCGATTTTATCAAAAATTTACTTAGTTTTTTATGTCAAAATATCAAGAAAAAAGCATTAAAATGACAATTATCACAACAAAAACAGATAAAAGTATCCAAAATACTTTTGAGCTAATCAAAGCATAAGATACTTCACTTATTATAGTCCATAAAATTTCAGACACCAAATTATTCCTTAATTAGACTTGCTTTAAATTTTGATTAATAGTTCTGTATCTATATACACTAATGCTGAATGATTACACATAACTTCAATGTTTTAATTCGTGCAAAACTACTAAAATAAATTGGTAGAATATTCTACTAATTTATTTTTTAACTGCACTATCTGTTTTCGCGACCACATTTATAAACACAAGCGGTTCTTCGCCCGTATTTGCTAAAGCATGGCTTTGTCCGGGACGAGCGATAGTTACGTCACCTGCACTCACTTCGGTCTGCTTGCCGTGAGAGTCCGTAAACACCCCTTTACCCGAAATGATGATATAGACATCTTCGTTATCGATATGCTTATGAAGCCCTATGGAAGCGCCCTTTGGCAAAGTTAGCCATCCTATCTCTCTAAAAGCGTCTTGATCGCCTGTCTGATGGCGGTTATACGCAAAATCCCCAAGCAAAGGTCCTATGCCTCCGCCTGCATTTTCACGGTTCCAAGGAACTAGCGCGTCTCTTTTATAGACCTGCACGCTCCTATCGGTCTCAGGTATGAGCGGGTGAGCGTTTAAAGCGCCAAAAGATAGCGCGACAAAGCAAACTGCAAGACTAAATTTCTTCATAACTCTCTCCTTGGATAAAAGTTTCGTGGCTTTATTTTAGCCAAATTTTACAATTACTAAGCATTTTTAAAACGGCTCAAATTTAAGGCGCTTTAAGATGAATTTCATCAATTTTCTTAAAGTTATCCTTATCAAAAGCAAACGCACGGTAGTCCTTGCCGTCATCAAATCTCACTTGCAAAAATTTCGGATCAAAGCTTAATCTAAGACGCATTGTGGCAGGGTCAAATTTGGTCGTTTTAAGCTCTTTTAGCTCATACTCTTTGCTAAACAGATAAATTTTGCCTTCATTAAAAGCAAGCCCCATAAATTCGCTATTTTTACTCTCATTTATATGTAGATACTCAAAATTTTTAAGGCTCTTAACCGCTTCAAAACTTACATTGTTATCATAAATTTTGATATTAAAAAACTCGCCCAAATTATCCTTAAAAAACACTCCCGCATCAAAAGGCTTTAGGTTAGTAAATCTTCCAAAAACAGCCTGAATCGGAAATTTCACGCCCAAATTTTTAGCCTCTTTATTTAAAATTTGGCTAAATTCCCTCTCCTCGTCACCGTCATGATGAAAAACGCGAAATTTATCCTTATCAAAATAAATCATGTCATCGCTAAAAGGTATGGCTGAAATTTTAGGATCGGGGTTAAAGAGCGGATAGAGCGGAATTTCAATCGGCACACCGTCTTTTGGCGCGTAAGTCATCGACATCCTAGCCTGCCTTATATCAGCCTCGCTAAATACCTCATCGCCGATTTTAACGGGCATTTTGCCTTGCTGTTTTAAGTCCATATAGTAGTTAAAGGCAAGCTCGTTTTTATACTCCGTTTCGTTTTTAAAAACCTTTCCGCTAGCGCTTCTGTAGGCGAAATAATGCCCGCCCAAATTCTCTTGAAATACAAATTCTTTAAGGCTCGGCGAGTAAAATATATAATACCTTTCGGATTTGTTTGCGAATTTCTGCTCGTAAAATTTATATCCGCCAAATCCCGCTATGGCTAAAATTCCTGCGTAAATCAACGACAAAAAGGCTAAATTTATCGAAGTTTCTTTGTGCGAGATGAGTGCATTAAATCCAAGCAAGATAGAGACCAAAAGCAAAACAAGAAGCAAGACAAAGCTCTTAACGTAAAACACAACCGCAAAGCAAACTACTACAAAAATCACGCTTGAGATAGCCGCTCTAAGGCTTTTTTTATCAATTAACGCCGAACTTGTAAATATATAAAAAACTGCCGAACTTAAGCAAAAATAACACCAATTTATAAAAATCTCTTTTGTGATAACGATAGGATAAAATTTGCTTGCCAAAAACACAAGCCAAGCGCCAAAAACAGCCCAAATAACTACAAAAAACAAGGCGGCAAAAATATAGTGCCAAATCAAAATTTGAAAGCTTGACACAGGTAGATGAAGCAGGCACTTTATACGATTTCGTTGCGGTAAAAACTGCGCCAAAGCCACACAGATAAAGCTTGCCGAAATAGCCGCAAAAGTTACAAATTCGGGCTCGTTATCAAAAAACACATAGCCGTACCAGATGACTGATTCTGGATGAATGGCTCCGAATTTGTAGCTAAGATCAAAGCTAAACCAGGCAAAAAACAGAGCTAAAACCAAAATCAAAAATCCAAAAAACAGCCCTAGTCTTGTAATCTCTTTTAAAAATATCGACTTCACTTCATCCTCCCTACTCGTATCTGCCTACAAAGCCTAAAAATTTATCCTCAAAATTTGCATTTTGCGCCTTAAAACCGTCGATATCTACAAATCCATAAGCCATTTTGTGATGTTTAAATTCATCTATGTTTTTGAAGTTTTTTCCACTTGTATCAAATTCTTTCGGTAGTTTATAAACCTTAAAATCCTGCATAAATTCACTCATCTTGCTTTGAAAAATTCGCCCTCCTCGCTCGACAATCAAAAACTCATCGATCAAATTTTCAAGATCGCTCATTACGTGACTTGTGACGATCACTGTCTTATCCTTGCCGTCAAGATAGTCCTTGAGATAATCGCCAAAAAGCCGCCTATATCCAGCATCAAGACCCATGGAATAATCATCAAATATAAGCACTTTGGCATCTTGTGCAAACAGCGAAGCAAGGATAACTTGGGACTTTTGCCCAAAGGACATGGAGTTTAGCTTTTGATCCTTGCTAAGTTTTAAAAGCTTTGCCAAATCGTTATAAATTTTGCTGTCCCAGCGCGGATAAAAAGCGGATAAAAACTCCTCATACTGCGCGATACTTAGATGTTCAAAGCTTGTAAATCCCTCAAACAGCAAGGCGATATCGCGCTTGGCTTCGCTGTCAAGGCTGAAGCTATTTTTGCCAAGCACCCTGCACTCGCCGCTTTTTGGACGGATATAGCCCATTAGGATATTTATAAGCGTGCTCTTACCCACGCCGTTTCTGCCCAAAATCCCAAACACGCTGCCCTGCTTTACGTTAAAACTCAAATTTTCGTAAATCAGCTTTTTGCCGTAAAAATGCGTGATGTTCTTTACTTCGATAGCGTTCATAAAAAGCCTTATATAAAATATTACTGAAAATTCTATTACATTATTTATAAGGAGAATCTTAAGAGTTATTATCATAAATATGCTAAAAATTCAGGGCTAAAATTTCGTCCAAATTTCAATGAAAAACATAGCCATAATGATATTTATTTTTCAAAATAAACTTTTTATAAGCAAAGTTTGGATAAATTTGCCAAATGATCAAGGCAAAGA is a window of Campylobacter sp. CCUG 57310 DNA encoding:
- the rlmN gene encoding 23S rRNA (adenine(2503)-C(2))-methyltransferase RlmN, whose product is MKNLLDYTLDELESEFSPKFRAKQIYEWIYKKNANSFDEMLNLPKAMREQLRGEFYFDPLKCVKAEQSSDGSIKYLFELKDGYRIESVLLPMKEEQSNEDGRPTRHARYTICVSSQVGCRMGCSFCLTAKGGLTRNLTPGEIVGQILWIKKANNIPYERRINIVYMGMGEPLDNLTNVSKAIKILMENDGLAIGARRQTVSTSGLGSQIKKLGEMDLGVLLAISLHAVTDELRTKLMPINKAYNIESVMQAVREFPIDMRKRVMFEYLVIKDMNDSIKDAKKLVKLLHGIKAKVNLIYFNPHEGSLYKRPELEDMLKFQEYLRDHGVTCTIRQSKGLDISAACGQLKERNESI
- a CDS encoding cupin domain-containing protein, coding for MKKFSLAVCFVALSFGALNAHPLIPETDRSVQVYKRDALVPWNRENAGGGIGPLLGDFAYNRHQTGDQDAFREIGWLTLPKGASIGLHKHIDNEDVYIIISGKGVFTDSHGKQTEVSAGDVTIARPGQSHALANTGEEPLVFINVVAKTDSAVKK
- the hisF gene encoding imidazole glycerol phosphate synthase subunit HisF, with protein sequence MNKFAKRIIPCLDVKDGRVVKGVNFVGLVDAGDPVEIAKRYNEEGADELTFLDITATHLGRDTIVDVVEKVARELFIPLTVGGGIKTLDDISRLLNVGCDKISLNSAAIHNPNLIDEAAKKFGSQCVVVAIDAKSFDEDYHVFINGGRIDTDKHALAWAKEAKDRGAGEILLTTMDKDGTKSGYDLRITKLFSELGIPVIASGGAGNMQHFKEAFLAGADACLAASIFHFREVEIKKLKEYLRENGIEVRL
- a CDS encoding RNA pseudouridine synthase — protein: MPYVNRFIARANRQKAYEILINSGFSMRDAQRLIDKGRLICNGIVVSEKNAILSGEICLIDYETNPRGLKPIFECDKFAVFDKPSGVLSHPNGRNCEYSLNDEIWYLYGREASVAHRLDFETSGLIVVARDKISQIQLKKLFENRKVAKSYVAMVSGKISTNLTINAKMDLANDYDDIKMRMQICENGKEAITEISPLEYFEDIDATFVRAIPLTGRQHQIRLHLFHVERKILGEPLYGLQKEQIIKILDKDMSEIERINLTGASRLLLHADRISFELEDQIYDIKTKFDAKREFYRLAKEKFAHRA
- a CDS encoding DUF4857 domain-containing protein yields the protein MKSIFLKEITRLGLFFGFLILVLALFFAWFSFDLSYKFGAIHPESVIWYGYVFFDNEPEFVTFAAISASFICVALAQFLPQRNRIKCLLHLPVSSFQILIWHYIFAALFFVVIWAVFGAWLVFLASKFYPIVITKEIFINWCYFCLSSAVFYIFTSSALIDKKSLRAAISSVIFVVVCFAVVFYVKSFVLLLVLLLVSILLGFNALISHKETSINLAFLSLIYAGILAIAGFGGYKFYEQKFANKSERYYIFYSPSLKEFVFQENLGGHYFAYRSASGKVFKNETEYKNELAFNYYMDLKQQGKMPVKIGDEVFSEADIRQARMSMTYAPKDGVPIEIPLYPLFNPDPKISAIPFSDDMIYFDKDKFRVFHHDGDEEREFSQILNKEAKNLGVKFPIQAVFGRFTNLKPFDAGVFFKDNLGEFFNIKIYDNNVSFEAVKSLKNFEYLHINESKNSEFMGLAFNEGKIYLFSKEYELKELKTTKFDPATMRLRLSFDPKFLQVRFDDGKDYRAFAFDKDNFKKIDEIHLKAP
- the purB gene encoding adenylosuccinate lyase, which produces MVERYSRKEMADKWSIQAKYDAWLKVEIAAVKAWNKLGFISDEDCEKIAKNAKFNIARIDEIEKTTKHDVIAFLTSVSESLGDESRFVHYGMTSSDCIDTAVALQVRDSLELIIKDVGNLMSAIKKRAYEHKHTLMVGRSHGIHGEPITFGLVLAIWYDEIKRGLELIKNAKEVISYGKISGAMGNFAHAPLELEEFTCAELGLSCAPASNQVIQRDRYAHVINAIAILASSCEKIAVAVRHYQRTEVYECEEYFSAGQKGSSAMPHKRNPVLSENITGLCRVLRGYIMPMLENVALWHERDISHSSVERFVLPDAFITADFMLVRLTNLIENLVVYPENMMKNLNLTGGLVFSQRVLLELPKRGISREDAYKIVQRNAMKVWADLQEGKQAINEKGESLYLQNLLNDEDLNKALSKDEIKACFEYSYYTKNVNGIFKRVFCE
- a CDS encoding purine-nucleoside phosphorylase, with translation MIISAGQNEIFDFALPMGVGLVDMSINLTKFLCENQQNLPDEILFVGSAGIYKDGKIFGIYESAVGANIEISSLEDKSYTPCKKEISLIQICDKNLNTKVSHETIRVNSSNFITTDENLAYRLAELGYALENMEFFAVLKVATKFKISARGIFVATNFCNQNAHEDFVKNHQKAKEILINSLKERNLI
- a CDS encoding SAM-dependent methyltransferase, which produces MNKQTHLSKNQTINLGSYYTPKFVVDIVYDMLGKYINFNDFVFLDSSCGYGDFFTKNLKYIGADIDEVALKKVSRDVLKIHTNSLLNLSRDKFEIQATDNLVIIGNPPYNDKTSIVRNSIKKELFSMDKNLEHRDLGISFMRSFEVLKPEFVCVLHPLSYLIKQTNFNALAKFKNNYKLIDAVIISSEIFTSNSNTFFPIIIALYEKNSLGMSYEFIKNYEFKTYESNKFCLSDFDFIGNYVQKYPNHNDNREAVAYFHTLRDINALKRNRTFVKTQGANTVKVFAENLKYYCYIDHFKRFANNLPYYFGNLDVFIDNNKFLEISDEFLNTKGSKNIDKYFKTLIKNIQGESNANYSR
- a CDS encoding ribonucleoside-diphosphate reductase subunit alpha; this translates as MKVIKRNGRAEELDISKIKKYTGAAVEGLENVNLSELEVDAKIQFRDMITTEEIQQTLIKTAVDKIDIDCPNWTFVAARLFLYDLYHKVTGYNGYNHLREYFEKGEKAGRIIPGLKEKYDLDDLNAYIKPERDLQFAYLGIKTLYDRYLIKDSKGMPIELPQQMFMAIAMFLAQNELDSQGWAKKFYDLISKFEVMLATPTLSNARTTRHQLSSCYIGSTPDNIEGIFDSYKEMALLSKFGGGIGWDWCKVRAMGGSIDGHKNAAGGIIPFLKVTNDIAVAVDQLGTRKGAIAVYVEPWHMDVGDFLDLRKNSGEERRRAHELFPSLWINDLFMKRLKSNDRWTLFDPAQVSDLCDLYGEEFEKRYVEYENDESIQKNTILAKELWKKILTSYFETGMPFLCFKDNANRANPNDHDGLIRSSNLCTEIFQNTEPNYYKIKITFDNGEEMVFDEEDDVTIDSGITKKAKKLSALDSLDRKQIFIVEKENVEGKTAVCNLASINLSKINSKEDIKRVVPIAVRMLDNVIDLNFYPHKKVKHTNLSSRSIGLGVMGEAQMLALKGIKWGSYDHLALIDSIMENISYQAIYSSSNLAVEKGKYPTFEGSKWSKGIFPIDVANENAKALVNRGGLFDEDTCDWDWLRQKVKTDGMRNGYLMAIAPTSSISILVGTTQTIEPVYKRKWFEQNLSGMIPTVVPDLSPDTWQFYTPAYELDQRVLVKAGAIRQKWIDQGQSLNIFMSLDKASGGYLNEIYTLAWELGLKSTYYLRSESPDSNKVNNVADRSIECEGCQ